Proteins encoded together in one Fibrobacter sp. UWR2 window:
- a CDS encoding carbohydrate binding domain-containing protein produces MRFNGFLACSVLAVSFFIGCSSGGGSEPLSGIEIGNPALALTADFSVDYAEVVPGSLRKQAKDEEPVLLDSFAMELVEVRSYSSYYVAVSNDIKEKGRPVWPSEDVPESQLPISFTEGTSVDEPFKSINLDDDGYLKEIGVSFQPEGPNSVIRGRVLLDGEYVPFEYDLNGFQRVGMRYHLSQIDLSSDSVANLSVAFHVRCFTEGVDFSKAEVSDDGIIHLDNANNITLWQALNKNFVPSFRPLRYSYTDAQGMAVEDFVKDIWDGVIGAMSDNTIRNGDFSNGLDYWIFFTQLRGVATATVLNEKGGHVLKIDVTNGGSNSYSVQLIQEDVALVAGKKYKCVFTIWSNVEGQITARIGTYDDYETVGFMEHPIVKTSGHSFEKEFTPSESTPFARFELNLGKKERTFYIKDIKIYRLE; encoded by the coding sequence ATGCGGTTTAATGGGTTCTTAGCGTGCTCCGTGCTAGCGGTGTCTTTCTTTATCGGATGTTCTTCCGGTGGAGGTTCGGAACCTCTTTCTGGAATTGAGATAGGAAACCCCGCGCTCGCGCTGACAGCTGACTTCTCGGTAGACTATGCCGAGGTTGTTCCTGGTTCGCTCCGCAAGCAGGCCAAGGACGAAGAACCGGTGTTGCTTGATTCATTTGCAATGGAACTGGTCGAAGTCCGCTCGTATTCAAGTTACTATGTGGCCGTCTCCAACGATATCAAGGAGAAGGGCCGCCCGGTCTGGCCTAGCGAAGACGTTCCCGAGTCCCAGCTGCCGATTTCGTTCACGGAAGGTACCTCGGTCGACGAGCCGTTCAAGTCCATCAACCTCGACGACGATGGATACCTGAAGGAAATTGGCGTGTCGTTCCAGCCCGAGGGGCCGAACTCGGTTATCCGTGGCCGCGTGCTGCTCGATGGTGAGTACGTCCCGTTTGAATACGACCTCAACGGGTTCCAGCGGGTCGGTATGCGCTACCACCTCTCGCAGATTGACTTGTCATCCGACAGTGTTGCTAATTTGTCTGTAGCGTTCCACGTGCGTTGCTTTACCGAAGGGGTAGACTTCTCCAAGGCGGAAGTCTCCGATGACGGAATCATCCACCTGGACAATGCGAATAATATTACACTGTGGCAGGCCTTGAACAAGAACTTCGTTCCGAGTTTCCGCCCGCTGCGTTACAGCTATACGGATGCCCAGGGCATGGCTGTTGAAGACTTCGTGAAGGATATTTGGGATGGCGTGATTGGCGCGATGAGCGATAACACCATTCGGAATGGAGACTTCTCTAACGGCCTGGACTATTGGATATTCTTCACGCAGTTGCGCGGTGTCGCTACGGCTACGGTCCTTAACGAAAAGGGCGGCCACGTTCTCAAGATTGATGTGACTAACGGTGGCAGCAATTCGTATAGTGTACAGCTGATTCAAGAAGACGTGGCCCTTGTCGCCGGCAAAAAGTACAAGTGCGTGTTTACCATCTGGTCGAATGTCGAAGGTCAGATTACCGCCCGTATTGGCACGTACGATGACTACGAGACGGTGGGCTTCATGGAACACCCGATTGTGAAGACTTCGGGCCACTCGTTCGAGAAGGAATTTACCCCGAGCGAGAGCACGCCGTTTGCAAGGTTCGAACTGAACCTCGGCAAAAAGGAACGTACGTTCTACATCAAGGACATTAAAATCTACCGCTTAGAGTAG
- a CDS encoding TIGR02147 family protein — translation MDNGEKKILTEPDVLQYTNFRVYLRDYYEYKKHTQPSFSLRFFAEKAGLSSHAHLKLTIDGKRNITKGTVLKIIQGLGLEKQRAAYFESLVFFNQAQNDTEKQVYYAQLLKASPRSKLHKMDKAQFRIFREWHHSVILEMVGLKGFKPIPDLVSKRLRGLVTPSQVTESLELLLETGLLVKTANGYRQRDPLLTTDDEVQDMMVKLYHQQMLRISSNMLSSLPSAERDVSALTFSIKREDFPNLKKHIQLMRKELLDFSAKPGEGDDVVQVNIQLFPLTRGV, via the coding sequence ATGGACAACGGAGAGAAAAAAATATTAACCGAACCGGATGTGCTGCAGTACACCAACTTCAGGGTGTACCTTCGCGACTACTACGAGTACAAGAAGCATACGCAGCCCTCCTTCAGTTTGCGGTTCTTTGCCGAGAAGGCGGGGCTTTCTAGCCACGCCCACTTGAAGCTTACTATCGACGGCAAGCGCAACATCACGAAGGGGACCGTGCTCAAGATCATCCAGGGTCTCGGTCTCGAAAAGCAGAGGGCCGCCTATTTTGAAAGCCTCGTGTTCTTCAACCAGGCTCAGAACGACACCGAAAAGCAGGTCTACTACGCGCAGTTGCTCAAGGCAAGCCCGCGTTCCAAGCTGCACAAGATGGACAAGGCCCAGTTCCGCATCTTCAGGGAATGGCACCATTCCGTGATTCTCGAGATGGTGGGCCTCAAGGGCTTCAAGCCCATTCCCGACCTGGTCAGCAAGCGCCTTCGCGGTCTGGTGACGCCGTCTCAGGTCACCGAATCCTTGGAACTTCTGCTGGAAACGGGCCTTCTGGTGAAAACCGCCAACGGATACCGCCAGCGTGACCCGCTCCTTACCACCGACGACGAGGTGCAGGACATGATGGTCAAGCTCTATCACCAGCAGATGCTGCGCATTTCGAGCAACATGCTGAGCTCCCTCCCGAGTGCGGAACGCGATGTATCTGCACTAACGTTCAGTATTAAGCGCGAAGATTTCCCCAATTTGAAGAAACATATCCAACTCATGCGCAAGGAACTACTAGATTTCTCTGCAAAGCCCGGCGAGGGTGATGATGTGGTGCAGGTGAATATACAGCTGTTCCCGCTGACTCGAGGAGTGTGA
- a CDS encoding fibro-slime domain-containing protein: MKNTKNSLWKWVLSASLLLMAAQSAWSACTGTLHFKKPDDWPTAFFVAMNNIPDQAGSKGGIAATRYNAATGFYDYDLSLAGPEAQETMFALQTLAETSAAKPMHYILSSVWDGSAAYDPNVAKNGRDIACPSVKGATDVWVMEHPKKPGTTLVQYTKPNIKYFYVLVPDNAEWKGTVPMYSPDGTYASRKEMRADPNMCGWYYVVWLDETLPDNLIILTDGDEELDEAIGLDGADADALTPFPMQTFFDAFPDADKIYFVADFDELDDPSTKGIFTTDPGIEGTCSYKLAAILYDTDASMHGAFTCDAYPNVASNKCYSATAKYNYPGNGQDNTVPCIGVTTGIVNSILDTATRKPVYNAASGCFVSQEAFDVMFKETPGINSQHCRDVVFKLAKDGLWEYDSYNEPTGAFTILNDLADSVRLGTCAGDCKTAATLREGLGNVRYGIGEQGQTPTQNGISQKAQTLFPGVSDWSAIEPTTGLPYIDLYPVSDKEFGDGKHPNVYDNSTWDARIKGDNNQMFCFESHAKFTYRNGMQFSFRGDDDIWVFIDYKLAVDLGGTHLAAPGYVKLDTLNGLHGKLVPGQDYNIDIFFCDRRTDMSNVRIKTNMYIKQATGIQLETTPVSSGLQLGICVLKTGAGDCASVALGTAGGGQETTQECGDAISTNVNYSIVTKKGGLNPTGCSDCAALPLGGIVHGGINLTNPKVPIIDVDKITGLAPGTYYLKITVDGKTEPFKFKVKGNLGLVTKDVTFDNVDGEIGLKYDSGTQWKFVGESLAGKRIPIYISAPDEYGGVDIISAKGQAYELKLSAGATLYKTQDGTEPLTIPYTGRVNDDGIDTFWVDVPLAGLTASPTEITATVGPTSATLKFYAPRLVFANPDSTDAAGNVITWSPINPPADPNVDENGEEYFHWVSADVDFYLLVVDPSTNEICKECYYALDFVGNSTSTGIVGSGQYTYADGTTKDGNPVIGFNEGVYLIRIRSNQEYATEAASMVIGSPDCPLISSPYTNMHFYKPPAPMPLIVDMFDVKGEPLGEMNIPTDFHIESAEYLDGKADSMAIIYDRAFHPDSIPTYICLKFEDDRSRQKKINPYEMGISNNKKDTEMWCSTQFDSTAIRVAYTKSPDNGRTLAFAIDSTFTADVKTLVNPEDKIASFTVYKWKGKEAKTFFEKGLTDRMAPIIISARATNEGDGGMFDQVKIEVSEPVVVTDASKGKEAFSYYLNSAIDIADPLQRYIHVKSQASPQDRSATLTLRYNNSDPNSPTPHVGDYIRFRADTFMWTDTLNGAAAGADTLRQPTDADWHWNSPTNYNSTDRLPSPWVQVVGDAKIAVTTISYNYADPSSVNDTTPVGNVIPIKTSDNIDFVKENYPGTLGHFVQSDMGSIIGSKEEYATVNKGDVKFYYSVDYYTNLGAFVAHQGGSIACTDSFFSSDPSQNLPGDCVKNPRNFYISWNMVSENHRLVGTGAYITKFTSYVKLGDKGKRAKKELTEVWGVKRGKGKVK; encoded by the coding sequence ATGAAAAACACAAAGAACAGCTTGTGGAAGTGGGTGTTGAGCGCCTCTCTCCTGTTGATGGCTGCCCAGAGTGCGTGGTCTGCATGTACGGGTACATTGCACTTCAAGAAGCCCGATGACTGGCCGACTGCATTTTTCGTGGCCATGAACAACATCCCTGATCAAGCTGGCAGTAAGGGTGGAATTGCGGCTACAAGATATAATGCCGCAACGGGTTTTTATGACTATGACTTGTCCTTGGCAGGTCCTGAAGCTCAGGAAACAATGTTCGCCCTGCAGACCCTTGCGGAAACATCGGCAGCGAAGCCGATGCATTACATTCTCTCTAGCGTGTGGGATGGTTCTGCCGCCTACGACCCGAACGTAGCGAAGAATGGCCGTGACATCGCCTGCCCGTCGGTGAAGGGCGCTACGGATGTCTGGGTGATGGAACACCCCAAGAAACCGGGTACGACGCTTGTCCAATACACCAAGCCCAATATCAAGTATTTCTACGTGCTCGTTCCCGATAACGCGGAATGGAAGGGCACCGTGCCGATGTATTCTCCGGATGGTACCTATGCCAGCCGTAAGGAAATGAGGGCCGACCCCAATATGTGTGGTTGGTACTATGTCGTGTGGCTCGACGAAACCCTGCCGGACAACTTGATCATCCTTACGGATGGTGACGAGGAACTGGACGAGGCTATCGGCCTTGATGGTGCCGATGCGGATGCGCTGACGCCGTTCCCGATGCAGACGTTCTTCGATGCCTTCCCGGATGCCGACAAGATTTATTTTGTTGCCGATTTCGACGAACTTGACGATCCTTCCACCAAGGGTATCTTTACGACGGACCCGGGCATTGAAGGAACCTGCTCCTACAAGCTGGCCGCAATCCTTTATGATACCGATGCCTCCATGCATGGAGCCTTTACCTGTGACGCTTACCCCAATGTGGCTTCCAATAAGTGCTATTCTGCAACTGCCAAGTATAATTACCCCGGCAATGGACAAGACAACACTGTGCCCTGCATTGGCGTAACCACGGGAATCGTCAATTCCATCCTGGATACGGCTACCAGAAAGCCTGTCTACAATGCGGCTAGCGGATGCTTTGTCAGCCAGGAAGCTTTCGATGTCATGTTCAAGGAAACTCCGGGTATTAACTCCCAGCACTGTCGCGACGTGGTGTTCAAGCTCGCGAAGGACGGCCTGTGGGAATACGATAGCTATAACGAACCGACCGGAGCCTTTACTATCCTGAACGACCTTGCGGACTCTGTAAGACTCGGTACCTGCGCAGGTGATTGTAAGACAGCCGCTACGCTGCGTGAAGGCCTCGGTAACGTGAGGTATGGTATCGGTGAACAAGGGCAAACACCTACTCAAAATGGAATTTCACAGAAGGCTCAGACGCTCTTTCCTGGTGTTTCTGACTGGTCAGCCATTGAACCGACAACCGGCTTGCCATACATCGACCTCTATCCGGTCTCTGATAAAGAATTTGGCGATGGTAAGCATCCTAACGTTTACGACAACTCTACCTGGGATGCCCGTATCAAGGGCGATAACAACCAGATGTTCTGCTTTGAGTCCCACGCCAAGTTCACCTACCGCAACGGCATGCAGTTCTCGTTCCGTGGCGACGATGACATTTGGGTGTTTATCGACTACAAACTGGCCGTGGACCTCGGTGGTACCCACCTTGCCGCTCCGGGCTATGTCAAGCTCGATACCCTTAACGGCCTGCATGGCAAACTGGTGCCGGGCCAGGATTACAACATCGATATCTTCTTCTGTGACCGCCGTACCGACATGAGTAACGTGCGTATCAAGACGAACATGTACATCAAGCAGGCTACCGGTATCCAGCTCGAAACGACCCCTGTGTCTAGCGGTTTGCAGTTGGGCATTTGCGTGCTCAAGACTGGCGCCGGTGACTGTGCCTCCGTCGCTCTCGGTACCGCTGGCGGTGGCCAGGAAACGACCCAGGAATGTGGCGATGCTATCTCGACGAACGTCAATTACTCTATCGTGACCAAGAAGGGTGGCTTGAACCCGACGGGCTGCAGCGACTGTGCCGCACTCCCGCTCGGAGGCATTGTCCATGGTGGTATCAACCTCACCAACCCGAAGGTCCCGATTATCGATGTGGACAAGATTACCGGACTTGCTCCGGGTACCTACTATCTGAAGATTACGGTTGACGGCAAGACGGAACCGTTCAAGTTCAAGGTTAAGGGTAACCTCGGCCTTGTCACCAAGGATGTCACGTTTGACAACGTTGACGGTGAAATCGGCCTCAAGTATGATTCTGGTACGCAGTGGAAGTTTGTCGGCGAGTCCCTTGCCGGTAAGCGCATCCCGATTTACATCTCCGCTCCGGATGAATACGGTGGAGTGGATATCATTTCCGCCAAGGGCCAGGCCTACGAACTCAAGCTGTCGGCGGGTGCAACCCTCTACAAGACGCAGGACGGCACCGAGCCTCTCACGATCCCGTACACCGGCAGGGTGAACGACGACGGTATCGATACCTTCTGGGTCGATGTCCCGCTGGCCGGCCTCACGGCCTCCCCGACAGAGATTACCGCCACGGTTGGCCCGACCAGCGCTACGCTCAAGTTCTATGCCCCGCGCCTCGTGTTTGCTAACCCGGATTCTACCGATGCTGCAGGCAATGTGATTACCTGGTCGCCGATTAATCCTCCTGCCGACCCGAATGTCGACGAAAACGGCGAAGAATACTTCCACTGGGTGAGCGCTGATGTCGACTTCTACCTGCTGGTCGTAGACCCGTCTACAAACGAGATCTGTAAGGAATGCTACTACGCTCTTGACTTCGTTGGCAATTCTACTTCTACGGGTATCGTCGGTTCCGGACAGTACACATATGCTGACGGCACTACAAAGGACGGTAACCCGGTTATCGGATTCAACGAGGGCGTGTACCTTATCCGTATCCGTTCGAACCAGGAATACGCGACCGAGGCGGCGAGCATGGTCATCGGTTCTCCGGACTGCCCGCTCATCAGTTCGCCCTATACCAACATGCACTTCTACAAGCCGCCTGCACCGATGCCGCTCATTGTCGACATGTTCGACGTGAAGGGCGAGCCGCTTGGCGAAATGAACATTCCGACCGACTTCCATATTGAATCTGCTGAGTACCTGGATGGTAAGGCCGACTCCATGGCTATTATCTATGACCGTGCGTTCCATCCGGACTCTATCCCGACTTACATCTGCTTGAAGTTCGAAGACGACAGGAGCAGGCAGAAGAAGATCAATCCGTACGAAATGGGCATTTCCAACAACAAGAAGGATACGGAAATGTGGTGCTCCACGCAGTTCGATTCTACTGCTATCCGCGTCGCATACACCAAGAGCCCGGATAATGGCCGTACACTTGCGTTCGCCATCGATTCCACCTTCACGGCCGACGTGAAGACCTTGGTGAACCCCGAAGACAAGATTGCCTCGTTCACGGTTTACAAGTGGAAGGGCAAGGAAGCCAAGACCTTCTTCGAGAAGGGCCTTACCGACCGCATGGCTCCGATTATCATCTCGGCCCGTGCAACGAACGAAGGCGATGGCGGCATGTTTGACCAGGTGAAGATCGAAGTTTCTGAACCGGTCGTGGTTACCGATGCGTCTAAGGGTAAGGAGGCATTCTCCTACTACCTGAACTCCGCAATCGATATCGCTGACCCGCTGCAGCGCTACATCCACGTGAAGTCTCAGGCTAGCCCGCAGGACCGTAGTGCTACGCTGACCCTGCGTTACAACAACTCTGACCCGAACAGCCCGACTCCGCACGTGGGCGACTACATCCGCTTCCGTGCCGACACGTTCATGTGGACCGATACCCTGAACGGTGCTGCTGCCGGTGCCGATACGCTGCGTCAGCCTACGGATGCCGACTGGCACTGGAACTCTCCGACGAACTACAATTCGACGGACCGCCTGCCGTCTCCGTGGGTACAAGTCGTGGGTGACGCCAAGATTGCCGTTACGACAATCAGCTACAACTACGCCGACCCGAGTTCTGTGAACGATACCACTCCTGTGGGCAATGTTATCCCGATCAAGACGAGCGACAACATCGACTTCGTCAAGGAAAACTACCCGGGTACGCTTGGCCACTTCGTGCAGTCCGACATGGGCTCCATCATTGGGTCCAAGGAAGAATATGCCACGGTCAACAAGGGTGATGTCAAGTTCTACTACTCTGTCGATTACTACACGAACCTCGGTGCGTTTGTTGCCCACCAGGGCGGCTCGATCGCCTGTACCGATTCGTTCTTCTCCTCTGACCCGTCGCAGAACCTGCCGGGTGACTGCGTCAAGAACCCGCGTAACTTCTACATCTCCTGGAACATGGTTTCCGAGAACCACCGTCTGGTGGGTACCGGTGCCTACATCACCAAGTTCACGTCTTACGTGAAGCTTGGCGACAAGGGCAAGAGAGCCAAGAAGGAACTGACCGAAGTCTGGGGCGTGAAGCGCGGCAAGGGTAAGGTGAAGTAA
- a CDS encoding GGDEF domain-containing protein, giving the protein MQDLDQTIVTPGKTIKFEKIELRPHLIILYPQTQFKQIALEKGTVTLGRGQDADIRLDDELVSRKHCTLTFDGINVTVEDLGSTNGTFVDGQPVTRTVLDSDNRLQLGKMVMKVEFKDKSEEAFDRALYEAATIDPLTKISNRRNFFDRSLGELALARRNNYFVHTIMVDADHFKHVNDTWGHQCGDMVLKEIARILNEEKRECDLLARYGGEEFLLLLAGIGPEDARKSAERLRAAIEKHRFSWKDTIIPVTISLGLCTKQGEEIPKIEEMIAESDRLLYIAKEGGRNRVAFG; this is encoded by the coding sequence ATGCAGGACCTCGACCAGACCATCGTCACCCCGGGCAAGACCATCAAGTTCGAAAAGATCGAACTGAGGCCGCACCTGATTATCCTGTACCCGCAAACGCAGTTCAAGCAGATCGCCCTCGAAAAGGGGACGGTTACCCTCGGCCGCGGTCAGGATGCCGACATCAGGCTCGACGATGAACTCGTGAGCCGAAAGCACTGCACCCTGACATTCGACGGCATCAACGTGACGGTAGAAGACCTGGGGAGCACCAACGGCACGTTCGTAGACGGGCAGCCCGTCACCCGTACCGTGCTCGACTCGGACAACCGCCTGCAACTCGGCAAGATGGTGATGAAGGTCGAATTCAAGGACAAGAGCGAAGAGGCTTTTGACCGCGCGCTGTACGAGGCGGCGACCATCGACCCGCTCACCAAGATTAGCAACCGCAGGAACTTTTTTGACAGGAGCCTCGGTGAGCTCGCTCTCGCCCGCCGGAACAACTACTTTGTCCACACCATCATGGTGGACGCAGACCACTTTAAGCACGTGAACGACACCTGGGGACACCAGTGCGGCGACATGGTGCTAAAGGAAATCGCCCGCATACTGAACGAAGAAAAGCGCGAATGCGACCTGCTCGCCCGCTACGGCGGCGAAGAATTTTTATTGCTGCTCGCGGGCATCGGGCCCGAAGACGCCCGCAAGAGCGCAGAACGCCTGCGCGCCGCCATCGAGAAGCACCGCTTCTCGTGGAAGGATACCATTATCCCGGTGACGATTTCGCTCGGGCTTTGCACCAAGCAGGGCGAAGAAATTCCGAAGATCGAAGAGATGATTGCCGAATCCGACAGGCTGCTCTATATAGCGAAAGAAGGCGGTCGCAATCGCGTCGCCTTCGGGTAG